The following is a genomic window from Onthophagus taurus isolate NC chromosome 1, IU_Otau_3.0, whole genome shotgun sequence.
TGCTGTAATTGTACTGTTTCTTCCTTGGAGTGGCTGTAGTGTATTTAACGTGGGGCCTGCTCTCCAGCCAGCATTTATAGACTCTCCGGTGTTTATGTTTTCAATATCTGCACCGCCTTGGAAATGACATTCCACTTTTTTATATCGCAAAAAGTTGTACAAGTAGCAACATGCGAATACTATCGTGACAGCCTTTTCTGGACAtaggttaatttaatttaacagaaGTCTGAACCGAGAAGCTAGTATTCCAAACGCATTTTCAATAATCACCGTCACATCCTGTAGTTACATATCTTTCCTTCGTTGGTGAGCTTGCTAAATGGATACattaatttatcataaatgGGAAGGCGTCGTCCCCTACGAAAACATATTATGGCATTTTGACAACTACTGTTGATCATAAATTTCCCGGTTCAGGAATACACAGGCTTTTTATACAAGTTTATTGTAGGACCCTATTTGAGAACCCCTCCATCCGAAACGCGTCCATTTGCGCCCACATCAACTTCTAACAATTGGAATAATCTTGGATAATCTTTCAGCTATAGCTgtttcaaactttaaattcTCATAGGTAAGTCCAGTTGCAAGGTACCTTAAAGTAGCAAATAATCTTTGCTTGGGCTATGTTACTTCTCTCAATATTGTATCTTGTTTTTGTGTAAGTGGTGGTACCATGACCAATAATTCACCAAAAATAGTGAGATCCattcgtaaataatttttatagtcTAATGGTGAACTTAAGTTCTTTGAGAAGATTTGGGTGGCTAAAAAGTGATCTTTTCTTTAACCACCCTTCCATCCACACTGCTTCGTCAGATGGTATGTTTCCGTGCGTACACAACACAACAGTTGCTTGTGTTTGTATAAAATTGTGTATAGTGTATGGGTAACCTTGTTTGCACAATAACCTGTTGTGCAACGTCAGTTTGCGCAATTTGTTTGCTGGTGTATGGGGCCTATTAGAGCTTGCAACTTTGGTGTTAACAACAAtagaaacttgaaaaaaaaacagaagtGATCAGAACAGACGAGACTACAAgccatttatgtttaaaattaatttattttgtcgGTGCACCCCTCAGCAAGCTTCAACGTGTAGGAAGAAAACACGCAATAGCGTTATTCACCATTGCTGAAATTGAAGATTTGattccaaataaaaaaaatcttattcaaATCGAGCAATACTCTCAAAAGTTATTGCAGTTTGAAACTGGTCATCATTTAGGTGATGCGTTTTTATATCTATGtgaaataattcataaatttgtgAAGCATTTacttgttttaatattaaactgCATTGGCAGGTGCGAGCTCAAGAATTTGCAGCTATTACGCGAGCGGAAAACCGAGCTTTTATCAGGTTCTATTGATATACCacaaatccccaaaatgtcaaaattggaagATTTCTCTTAATAAAACCAACTATAATATAacataagtactaaaactgatgtaGAAAGACattgtgaataaaaaatatttctaatgcatcaaaaaatcataatccatacttatttcatttttatctatCATCAATTCCTAgagatatagcataaatcacaaaaatgcATGATttctcttaataaaatcaactataacatAAGTACTATAACTGATGGAGATGTTAGGAATAAAAAGTAACTCAACATATGAATAAATATCCTCCATATCAATATAATATGGATTTATATCATACatatattcataaaaatgtgAATACCTTCAtcaaaataacctcaaaattatttttatattaattatttatgtgtTCACACCTTTTTTATGGGAATCTGAAACattatcaacattttaataGATGATTTATGTCTCTTTCCACACATAGCAAACAACAAATCAATATTGTATCcttaaaaaatgtcatttatcAACTTGGGTTGACTTAAGATTGCTGCTTGggaatgtaattaatttacttattataaaaatacaccAACATCTAATTCCTTAAGTTTGTCTTTCAATTTGTGTGGTCTTTTATTTGTTAAGTTCCATGCAACACCCCTTTTCTCACAATAAGACTTCTTGGTGCTATCGTAAACATTTCCAACATCTTTGGTTAAATGATaactaaaattgatttataatcatcataaaattaaagcaataattatgaaataacGCACCTAAAAGCTCCGTAATCggtattttttacatttatatcaTCCCTTGAACTCCAAAAATGTATTTCGCTCACCAAGGATAACATTTCACAAATATCTCGATTGGAAAGCAGCGTTTAAACTGACGAATTAATTGGTCGCATTTGCTACATTTGTGGTTTCTTAAGGCAGAGAAATCcgaaacaaattattaatcatatGTAAATAATATTGGTAGTAAAATCCATATTTTTTGACACATATTTTCTCTGTGAAACTTTCTTAAAGGTCATTCTAAAAGGAGATGAAATAATCGTgagaaaacattaataaaattatactcaaatgttaatatcaaattacttttaaatctagatttagataatttctgtttgtttttgtattaacTTGTAGACATTTTGTGTAACTACAATGAAATGtcaaaagaaataatatacgaattaattaaaaaaatattacatacaaaacaatttattattaacaacctttatttgttattaaaaattaacattaataaagatatacagaatttgtttaaaaacaatCTTAAATAATCGTTTAAGATTATATTGGggatatttaacttttacattaaacgTCAAGTGGAAGTTCTCGCAAAAAGCctaagagattttttttacttaataaccattaaatatatattataattttaaccaCAACacaattaacatttaattttttattgaaacaaaatttattcttaaaacTGCATTTCTTAgggacatttaatttttaaatgttgatttttaacGTGACTCAAACGTCAAGTGAgagagttaaatttaaaagtccCACTATCAACGGTTTTCTCGGTCCGGTTTGGCGGTTCGggttttttattcattttataacGGACATGTTCGAATATTCGCTTTAAGATAAGTTAAGCGTTGAAATATGGAAGAATATAAACCGAGTGGTTCTGAAACTGAAACTCCGTCTAAAGTATCGCAAAAGAATTCAACAACAAAACTTAAGCAAAGTgttaatttaagacataatTATTTTACACCGCCCTCGAGGTACACAAGACTGAGGAACCCTTTCGAAGCTCATCTATCAGAAAGATTCCACACAAATGTATTTAGGtggatttaatgttttatattaattatttttttaattcattaatttaatttggtgtAGCCCTTCTGCGTTCAAAGTATCTAGTCAACAAGTTGAAGATAAATTCAAGTGGagtattgatgatatttcatgTATAAAACCTGCGGATATTGATGAAACTGCAGCAGGACAATGCGATCACCATTTTGATAACACAATGGAATCTCATGTTCAAGCCAAAATTGATCTCTTTTTTAGTCAAAGTGTTGTCCCTAGTCCTTTTAATAATGATTGCAAACCTGAACCTTTAGTTAAAGAGGTGGAAACTCCTATTAAGGATGTGAAGAGAACTTGTGAAGGTAAGAACAACAattaatatcacttttttaattaatattatataatccCAGTATCTACACAAACTGCATTAAGTCTCCCAATGGATTTACCACCAGAATTAGAAAAAGCACTCCAACCATATTTTAATCCAGAAGAATTAAAATGTGTTGAATCTTCAAATCCACCTATAGATGAATTActctataaaaaattatttgatattgAAGAATGTGATAGGAGTGATGGTGAGACAATCGAAAGTTCTCCTCCAAAATCATTACATTTATCTCCACTTACTGCCAATCCATCTCATTTACATTTATCACCCACCTTCAAATCAATAaggtttgaagaaaattttgatagGAACCTTGATGGTTCATTCAATTTGGATGAGTGCAATTTATCGCCGATTAGTGCTCATAGGAGCAATTACAGAGAGAGAAGTTCTGGAACTCGAATCGATTTTGAAGAACGTATGAGTTTAGATACAACCATGAATATGGTTCCAGATGTTTGTGGACCTATTCCGAAGACTGAATTTAATAGTTTTACAGAATGTAATGTTTCTATGAAAGAAGCTAATACTTCAAATAGTTCCGGTTCTGTTATTAATTGGGATGttgaatacaataaaattgaagTATCAACACCAGTAAAAAACAATGTTGAAATGGATGTTTCAAACTCAAATACTCCTAAGTCATCTTTTggatatagaaaaaaattatccgCCAGTTTTGCTAATGAAGAGATTGCCAGATTGTCTGTTAGGAATTTCACTGGCAAATCATACGCGGATAACACTGATTTAACTGATCTCGGATATCAAACTGGAGCTACAACTGTTTTAGATGATAATTTGCTCAATATTTACGCTTCAACGCCATCCAAAAAACTGTCTTATAATACATGAATTGTCCTGTATGTTTAtgtatattgaaaaaattatattttgatagATTATACTATATTAATTAAGACCATTGCAGTATCTTTGCAGTGACTATTAttgcaatatttattttaatacgttttgttttttttttttcgaagaCTATTTTCTTATTGTgtgtaataaattataaataaaattaattttaaacgtagttttttaattttaatacagtCAATTTATATAATAGAATTTCTTCCAATTTTAGTCAAATTAAGTTTCTAATTAACTATTTAtgttcattaattattttgattttaactcatttgttgtttattttagcGCCCTTCTTCAATGTACCAAAATCCTGGTAATGTCGTCATCAACTATCGGTGTCAAAAGTCAAGGTTTtaagatcgatatcttcgcaaacgttcgataaaaaaaattgcgccaaagtttgttgtaatcactgaacatttctacgtaacctatgttaatttgaaaattttcggatgcgcggttttctttttatcgagaattaaatgaaaaaagtacccgattttttacggtaccggcaactttgtctactttgtgattttttttctcaaaaactatcggattaaaaaatttttaattgtaaacaggtggtagcctgatgtgttcttaatgagggccatattttattttttcgatattccatataatttcgcggaaaatcgcgatTTAGTTGGACGCCGTTATGTCGAATACGGCTGGGTGGATTTCAACGGggttttaaccaaaatctGATAAATAATTGCGTTTATCAGATACCgttatcaatttttcaatgttatgtctctctaatttttttagagcgatttaaacgaattataaattaaaaaaggaagagAAATAAGCCATGCGGGGAGAGTAGGGTTCCGTCCAATAGGAAAAGATGGTCCTGGTGTGTGTTTCAGAGACacgacgtcgcgcctttatttctttatgtagatAAGATgaaggcgcgacgtactgtctggaaCGCACCCTTTTTTCCGATTGGACTTAACCCCCTCTCCCCGCATGGCTTatttatgtttctttttaatttataatttgctTAAATCGCTCTATAAAAATTAGAGAGacataactttgaaaaactgataacggtaTCCGATAATCgcaattatttgacatattttggtcaaaATCGCGTTGAAATCCACCCAGCCGTTTTCGATATAACGGCGTCCCGGATAATGCTAAATTACTGTGGTGGGTCTTGGCCTGTTCTAGGATCAGCTTCCACTCTCTTCTATCTCGTGCCTTGGCCTTCCAATTTCTAACGCCTAGcatttttagattttcttcCACCTGGTCCTCATATCTGCTTCTAGGCCTTCTTCTCTTGCGGGTTCCAAAAACTGTTTGGCGGAACGTTTGCTTTAGGGGTTCCCTCTCATCCATCGTCCTTAACCTATTGTGTTTGACAGATTGTACAATATTCGTCTCTTCATAGAGGCGGTACAACTCAAAGATGTAACGCCTTCTCCATATTCCGTTTTCCTAAACACCCCTGTATATGTGGCGGAGTACCTTTCTTTCAAAGCATCCCAATaggttttcttcattttttgtcATCGTCCATGATTCTGACGCATACGTGAGGACAAGTTTTATAAGCGTTTTGTATATTAATACCTTAGTTTTTGTTTGGTTACATGCTTActagaaagcaaaatcaacaattaccgtTCTCCATGCTTTGATTAGCACATTAGAGGaggcaattgcaaccaaagagatagccctATGTGTTTTCATAGACATAGAGGTTGCGTTTGGTAACACCTCCTATGAATCCATAGAATAGGCTCTAAACGTAAAAGATATCCGTCGACAATCAAGTGGTGTACAGCCATGTTGACAAGTCGGCAGATCATAGCCAGTTTGGGAGGCGAGTCGCTGACTATAAAGGCGCTAAGAGGATGGAtatggtgcctggtagttgatgacttgatgaacacctaactaaaaacggatttaagatgcaagggtatgctgatgacctggtacatcacaatccgaggtaaatatgataCACCAGTACTAGGTGtagaagcaatgggctcagcatcaatcccaataaaatcgaaatagtccctttcactcggagaaggaagctacaaataaaagcacccttCATTGAAACCAGAACTATTAACCCCAAAACAGAAgttaaatacctaggggtaatactagacagtaaactaaactggaactcacacttagataaggtgaggaaaaaggccatcatggcaaaccagatctgccgcaggctccgAGGAAGAAACAGGGGTCTCAAACAACGAATGGCTCATTGCAaggcccggcagcaataataataatagttttgtTGGTTACCACGCATGACGTTAACAGTTTTCTCAGTCCAAAGTAAGTTCTATTAGCTATATACAGTCTTCTCTTAATTTCTGCAACCattatattaatttcatttaccTGGGTTCACACTGGGATTACACCTTTAAACGTGTTTGGTTCACTAATCAGATCTTCAGGTGGTGTTAGCTGAAAGTTATTAGCAACCTtcatatattttgttttggaCGTATTTAGCTGTAACCCTTGTCTCTCTGCTACCCCTTCCAATGATTTGAAGGCCTTTATGAGGTCCATTTTTGTTCTTGCTATAATAGCAAGAATCTAGAAATCTATGTCGTCGACGTATGTTAGTATCTGTACGCTTCTACAGGTGCATCAAAAAAATGTACTCACACTTCGAATAACGAGAAAAACGTTATTTCTGAACATAAAGTGAAATGAATACAAAAGACAAATGTAATTGAAGAATCATCTTCgcaaatgttcaaattgatGACCATTATTTTCTAAACAACGATGATAACGCGCACTAAGGGATACGCAAACGTTACGATACACATCATTAGGAATATCGCGACATTGTCTTTCAATTTCCAATTTCAATGCATCGATTATTCTTGGTTTGGTGCGATAAACTTTGTCTTTGACATATCCCCACAAAAAGAAGTCTATGGGCGTGAGATCTTGGCAACGCGCAGGGTATTCAATGGTACCCCTTCGTCCAATCCATGTGTTTGGAAAAGCTGCATCGGGGTGAGCTCGTACATCACGAGGGGAGCTTCATCTTGCTGAAAGTAAATCTCGTCGTCATCACCAAACATCTCTGAAATTTGTGGACCGACTAACTCCTGAAGCAAGTTGAGGTATCTTTCACCAGTGACAGTTCCGTTAAAAGAATAGTCCTATGATGCTCAATGCGGATATCTCACTCCACTGTTACACCTAGATGCTCAAGTGTTACATGAGTATATACAGGACACCAGTACGTGCAATTATGGcgattaatgaataattttctGTGGAAACCCTGCATCTTCTGCACATTGTGGTCAGGATCGTCTTCGTTGAGAGCATGGATTACAGTTGGAATGTAGCATTTAGAGTGCAGCTGCTTCATGATGTGATAGATGCTATCTTTTGAGTTTTTTTCCTAGCAGTATATCGAAGAGATTGCTGTGGTGATCGAAGGAGTGTTTCCTGCACCTGTTCTTATTTTCCAGAGCTCGTGGATGTACGTGGTCGTTCAGAACATTTGTTATTGACGTTCTGGACGGGTCCATCTGCTTCAAATTAGTCTCTGATGCGAGCAATGTTCCGTCACGTTGGCGACGGTTTTGTAAATTCCCTTCTAAATCGTTTTTGCACTTCAATGGCGTTTTCGATCTTCCAAACTAAGTTGATTTTCTGATGCTGTGATTAATTATTTACACCTGCAATACAAAAAAGGCAGCATGTTAGCGACAGCTAAAGTGTGAGTACATCTTTTTGAGATATCCTGTATTAATAGTGGTTCCTCTATATTCTATACCTGATTGTCTTACTGCCTTCTCCAGAGCGATGTTAAACAGATTGGCTATCCCCTTTGGCCTAGCCCCACACCTGCCTGAAAGGATCTTGATAGGTTGTTTTGGACTTTCGACGGTTGATTTGCTTACctataatgattttcttacCTTACCATATAAAAAGAGtcaatttcatctttttttaGTTGGCTGCGTCAAGTAAATAAGTGTAAAGCTACTTAAGCTACTTTACAAAACTTTCAACTAAGGCTGGTTTTCCTCATTTGAAGTACTGAAAGAGACATAGGAAGCGAATGTTTAATTGGATCATTTTGGATAAGATACATTGATCGAACAATGTTATATGTTTCTGATTTAACAAGATCATATTCTAAATCTTTCTCATTTTGCTGTGCTTATATTTATTTGCTTAGTTATTATATGTACAATTATAGAATTATGTAAACTTAGAAGTTTCTGTGCTGTATAATCCTTCTAATCTCAATCTGGACAATAAAGGCCTATATATTTCGTGGGTAAACGGCAAAACAACTCCTTTCTGCTGAATTTCACCtacaatgaaaaaaattaaatttgattcaaacattttaacattttaagaTTACTTACCATCTAAAACCATCTTTGCTGCAATAGCGGCTGGAAATCCAACCGTTTTAGCCATCGCTGAATGACCACCCACATCTCCATAAACCACCAAATTTATAcctctttcttcttttctgtTATCTGGCCAAACAATTCCAATGTCATGACGTAAAATAACCAAGTCCCTTTCgtctttttctaaattaagaaatttgaattaaatcacttcattaaataattattatctaatCGGTTATCTTACCTAAAGAAAGTTTTCttgataaataataagtaattgTATCTAACGGTGTTCCGCATTTAACAACGTTTTGATCGCTAAATAATTCAAGATCTTCTAAAACTTCAACAGCAATTTCAGTGTTTGCTCGTTCAGATATTTTCTGCTTAAGATTTTCCGTTAACATATTAGCGTCCTCAAGACCTAATAAATTGCAAATTAATTGTCTCCAAGTTATATCTGGACCTTGAGTGTGAAGAACGGGAAGTGGGTTGGTGTCTAATAATCCTAAATATTGGAGGGCTCTTGCAGCTTCCGAAAATCCTTTGTATCTAATAGTTCCTCTTAAAAGAGTAACTGCGTCTTGTAATCCGTACAATTTCGCATAAACCATACTATCCCTATTTGGGAATCCTTCCAAATTAAATCCAGGTAAGAAATCTAAATCAGTTGTCGACGACATCAACTCTCCACCTTCTTGTATTTCAACAATTTGTCCTTTTCGCAGGTATTTAGCTGCGGATACAGTGTTTAAAAGTGCTCCTCGTGGGGACCAAGAAAATTTGTATCTAAGAGGATTTGCGCTGAATTCTGGTGCTGGTAAACCACCGCAATAAGATAC
Proteins encoded in this region:
- the LOC111421122 gene encoding protein aurora borealis — translated: MEEYKPSGSETETPSKVSQKNSTTKLKQSVNLRHNYFTPPSRYTRLRNPFEAHLSERFHTNVFSPSAFKVSSQQVEDKFKWSIDDISCIKPADIDETAAGQCDHHFDNTMESHVQAKIDLFFSQSVVPSPFNNDCKPEPLVKEVETPIKDVKRTCEVSTQTALSLPMDLPPELEKALQPYFNPEELKCVESSNPPIDELLYKKLFDIEECDRSDGETIESSPPKSLHLSPLTANPSHLHLSPTFKSIRFEENFDRNLDGSFNLDECNLSPISAHRSNYRERSSGTRIDFEERMSLDTTMNMVPDVCGPIPKTEFNSFTECNVSMKEANTSNSSGSVINWDVEYNKIEVSTPVKNNVEMDVSNSNTPKSSFGYRKKLSASFANEEIARLSVRNFTGKSYADNTDLTDLGYQTGATTVLDDNLLNIYASTPSKKLSYNT